In the Candidatus Nanopelagicales bacterium genome, CATCTGGGTCGGCTGGTTGCGCGGGAAGTTGTGGGTCCACATCAGGAACCGGCACCGGCTGGGTGAGTCGGACCACCTGGTCCGCGGCCGTGATGTATTCGGCGGCGGTCAGCAGTTTGCGCCGAAGTCCAGGCGCGATCGTCGAGTCGTCGGCGGCGGCCGCGGCCATGATCGCCTCGATCCCCCCGAACCGGTCCACGAGCGACGCGGCGGTCTTCTCCCCGACCCCGACGACGCCGGGCAGACCGTCGCTGCTGTCACCGCGGAGCAGTGACATGTCGGCGTACTGGTGGCCCGTGACGCCGTACTTGTCCCGCAGCCATTCGTCGGTGGCGAGTTGCAGATTGTTCATCCCTTTCGCGGTGTAGATGACCCGCACTGCCCGTGCGTCGTCGACGAGTTGGAACAGATCACGATCGCCGGACACGATGTCGACGGGTCCACGGTGGCCCCGGGCGTAGTGTGCGATCACATCGTCCGCCTCGAAGCCCGCGCTGCCGACCCGGGCGATCCCGATCGCCGCCAGGACGTCTCGCATGATCGGCTCCTGGACCTGGAGTGCGTCCGGGATCTCCTCCTCGGAGGTCGTGTCGTCGGCCGTTGTCCGCGCATCATCTGTCGAGCCAGTGACCACCCGATGAGCCTTGTAACTGGGGACGAGTGCGACCCGGAACGCCGGTCGCCAGTCGTCGTCCCAACACGCGATCAACTCGTCCGGCGCGAACTGGGTGATCGACCGGGCGATCGCATCGAGGAATCCACGCACCGCGTTGGTGGGAGTCCCGTCGCGTCCATGGAACCGGTCCGGTACGCCGTAGAAGGCCCGAAAGTACATCGAGGCGCTGTCCAGCAGCATGAGGCGGTTCACGGACCCATCATGCCGTGCCGCGCTGAGGACTACGGTGGTCCCATGGTGAACGGAGCAGTGTCGGGCGATGACCTTCGACAACGGCTGGAGGCAGCCCAGCGGGGAATAGAAGCCCAGGGGTGGAGCGCCCTATTGGTGACGCCGGGGCCCGACCTGCAGTACCTCACCGGATACGACGCGGTCCCATTGGAGCGGCTCACCTGTCTGGTGTTGCGCGACGGTGCCGAGCCGTTCCTGGTGGTGCCCGAGTTGGAGATCGCGGCGGCCGAGGCCTCACCTGTCGGTGCTTTGGGACTGGACCTGTTGCCCTGGGCGGAGACTGACGATCCCTACGCTCGAACGGCGAACATGTTGGGTCCGGTGGCTGTCGTGGCCGTCGATGACCACATGTGGGCCCAGAAGACCCTCGGGTTCCAGGCGGTGCTGCCGGATGTCTCTCTGCGTCTTGCGGGGCCGGTGCTCGGATCGCTCAGGATGCGCAAGTCAGCGGACGAGGTGGCGGCGTTGCGGGCGGCAGCGGAGGCGATCGACAGCGTGCATGAACAAGTCCCCGGATGGCTCCGACCGGGACGCACGGAGCGGGAGGTCGCTGCGGACATCGAGCGAGCGATTCTTGCCGCCGGACATGTCCGAGTCGACTTCGTCATCGTGGGTTCGGGTCCGAATGGGGCCAGCCCGCACCACGAGGTCAGTGACCGTGTCATCGGCGTCGGGGATCCGGTGGTCGTCGACATTGGAGGCACCATGGCTTCGGGCTACTGCAGTGACTCGACCCGCACGTACAGCGTGGGCGAACCGGCGCCAGAGTTCCGCGCCTACTACGACGTGCTCCAACGAGCTCAGTGGGCGGCGGTCCAGGCGGTACGACCTGGTGTGCCCTGCGAGACGATCGACGCCATCGCCCGCGACATCATCACCAGCGAGGGCTACGGCGACCTGTTCGTGCATCGCACCGGTCACGGGATTGGCCTGGAGACGCACGAGGAGCCCTACATCGTGGCGGGCAACGCGCTGCCTCTTGACACGGGGTTCGCTTTCTCTGTCGAACCCGGCATCTACCGATCCGGACTCGATGGCGCGAGGATCGAGGACATCGTGGTGTGTGGTTCCGATGGGCCCATCGTCTTGAACGAAAGACCTCGGGAGCTGCAGGTGATCCGATGATCCAGCGGCAACTTCCTGACGCGGAATCCGAGGCCCTCCTCGAACTCGCCCGCGACATGGCCGACCGCGAACTCCGCCCGGTCGCCGCCGAGCACGAACAATCCGGTGAGTTTCCGCGCGAGACCTTCCGCCTGCTCGGCAAAGCGGGGTTGCTCGGGCTGCCGTATCCCGAGGAATACGGCGGTGGAGACGTTTCCTATGAGGTCTACCTGCAGGTGCTCGAGGAACTCGCGGCCGCATGGCTCAGCGTGGCCATGGGGGTCAGCGTGCACGTGCTCTCCTGCTACCCGACCGCCACGGCCGGCACAGCCGCACAGCAGCAACGTTGGCTGCCGGACATGCTCGGCGGCGAACTGCTGGGAGCCTATTGCCTGTCCGAGCCGGAGTCGGGTTCGGATGCCGCGGCGCTGACGACGACGGCGCGCCACGAGGCAGGCGAGTACATCGTCGACGGAACCAAGGCGTGGATCACCCACGGTGGTCGAGCCGATTTCTACAATGTCTTCGCCCGGGAGCCCGGGACCCAGGGAGCCGCGGGGATTTCGTGCCTGCTCATCGACAGCACCACGCCGGGATTGAGCGCGGCTGCTCCGGAGCGGAAGATGGGCGCCCGCGGATCGACGACTGCCCAAGTCGTGCTCACCGAGGTGCGGGTTCCGGGCGACCGACTTCTGGGTGAGCAGGGTCGGGGGTTCCGGATTGCCATGGGCGCCCTGGATTCCGGACGGCTGGGGATCGCAGCGTGCGCGGTCGGAGTGGCCCAGGCTGCGCTGGATACCGCAGTCGAGTACGCGAAGAACCGACACCAGTTCGGTCGGCCCATCGCCGACTTCCAGGGACTGGGCTTCCTCCTTGCTGACATGGCCGCTCGAGTGCAGGCGGGCCGTGCGCTCTACCTCGCGGCTGCTCGACGTCGGGATGCCGGGCTGCCGTTCTCGACCGAGGCCGCGATCGCCAAG is a window encoding:
- a CDS encoding 5'-3' exonuclease — encoded protein: MNRLMLLDSASMYFRAFYGVPDRFHGRDGTPTNAVRGFLDAIARSITQFAPDELIACWDDDWRPAFRVALVPSYKAHRVVTGSTDDARTTADDTTSEEEIPDALQVQEPIMRDVLAAIGIARVGSAGFEADDVIAHYARGHRGPVDIVSGDRDLFQLVDDARAVRVIYTAKGMNNLQLATDEWLRDKYGVTGHQYADMSLLRGDSSDGLPGVVGVGEKTAASLVDRFGGIEAIMAAAAADDSTIAPGLRRKLLTAAEYITAADQVVRLTQPVPVPDVDPQLPAQPADPDALVDLADRFDLDGPINRLLGALRV
- a CDS encoding acyl-CoA dehydrogenase family protein; the encoded protein is MIQRQLPDAESEALLELARDMADRELRPVAAEHEQSGEFPRETFRLLGKAGLLGLPYPEEYGGGDVSYEVYLQVLEELAAAWLSVAMGVSVHVLSCYPTATAGTAAQQQRWLPDMLGGELLGAYCLSEPESGSDAAALTTTARHEAGEYIVDGTKAWITHGGRADFYNVFAREPGTQGAAGISCLLIDSTTPGLSAAAPERKMGARGSTTAQVVLTEVRVPGDRLLGEQGRGFRIAMGALDSGRLGIAACAVGVAQAALDTAVEYAKNRHQFGRPIADFQGLGFLLADMAARVQAGRALYLAAARRRDAGLPFSTEAAIAKLVATDNAMAVTTDAVQVLGGAGYTQDFPVERFMREAKLLQIVEGTNQVQRMVIARNLLR
- a CDS encoding Xaa-Pro peptidase family protein, with amino-acid sequence MVNGAVSGDDLRQRLEAAQRGIEAQGWSALLVTPGPDLQYLTGYDAVPLERLTCLVLRDGAEPFLVVPELEIAAAEASPVGALGLDLLPWAETDDPYARTANMLGPVAVVAVDDHMWAQKTLGFQAVLPDVSLRLAGPVLGSLRMRKSADEVAALRAAAEAIDSVHEQVPGWLRPGRTEREVAADIERAILAAGHVRVDFVIVGSGPNGASPHHEVSDRVIGVGDPVVVDIGGTMASGYCSDSTRTYSVGEPAPEFRAYYDVLQRAQWAAVQAVRPGVPCETIDAIARDIITSEGYGDLFVHRTGHGIGLETHEEPYIVAGNALPLDTGFAFSVEPGIYRSGLDGARIEDIVVCGSDGPIVLNERPRELQVIR